The following proteins are co-located in the Campylobacter concisus genome:
- a CDS encoding EamA family transporter → MKMPEWFIYAALSAVFAALTAIFAKLGVKDIDSDFATFIRTIVVILMLVLLLSVAKKWQPLSSLSPKNWLFLILSGIATGLSWLMYFKAMQVGKVYQVALVDKFSVVLTIILAVIFLGERLNLKEILAICLIVSGVFLLIFK, encoded by the coding sequence ATAAAAATGCCAGAGTGGTTTATTTACGCAGCTCTTTCAGCTGTTTTTGCTGCACTTACAGCTATCTTTGCAAAGCTTGGCGTAAAGGATATTGACAGCGATTTTGCGACATTTATAAGAACGATCGTCGTCATTTTGATGCTTGTTTTGCTTTTAAGCGTGGCTAAAAAATGGCAGCCTTTAAGCTCACTAAGCCCTAAAAACTGGCTCTTTCTCATACTAAGTGGCATAGCAACTGGACTTTCTTGGCTTATGTATTTTAAAGCGATGCAAGTTGGCAAGGTCTATCAAGTGGCGCTGGTTGATAAATTTAGCGTTGTGCTTACTATTATTTTGGCTGTTATTTTTCTTGGCGAGAGGTTAAATTTAAAAGAAATTTTAGCCATTTGTCTTATCGTGTCTGGCGTGTTTTTACTCATTTTTAAATAA